One window from the genome of Longimicrobium terrae encodes:
- a CDS encoding sensor histidine kinase — protein sequence MSAPPVRPRSGLLLGAAANALALAALTAAMVAIREHLDAAHVALAFLLFVLAASTRGTRTRGVVLAALSFLCFNFFFLPPHYTLVVTDPLNWLVLFSYLVVALFATHLITRARAEAEEARRRADELNHLSTLGAETLNAGRAEDALHAFARVIRSALQADACEILLPGAADGPLTRAARDPALDAENLIAPAAALAADRGVPVIERPDGTLALVTEARHDAGGLPDDANARGVALPLRVRERIVGVLRVTRVAGLELTPEQHRFFRVLGYYAALGAERVRLRADADRAEALSEADRLKDALIASVSHDLRTPLTTIKALAHQLAEKGDEDAATIEQEADRLNRFVADLLDLSRLNAGEIRLHLEVTAAEDLLGAALQRVSGSMPGREIRASVPPGDVLLAGRFDFVQSLRVLVNLLENANKYSPPHHPIDVAAVAEEDRLAFRVADCGPGVPEAERDRIFEPFYRRPDVPPDVGGAGLGLSIARRLAEAQGGALRLEARPGGGSVFVFTLPAVRLDGEKSA from the coding sequence TTGAGCGCGCCTCCCGTCCGGCCGCGCTCCGGCCTGCTCCTGGGCGCGGCGGCGAACGCGCTGGCGCTGGCGGCGCTCACCGCGGCCATGGTGGCCATTCGCGAGCACCTGGACGCCGCGCACGTCGCCCTCGCCTTCCTCCTCTTCGTGCTGGCGGCCAGCACGCGCGGCACGAGGACGCGCGGCGTGGTGCTGGCGGCGCTCAGCTTTCTGTGCTTCAACTTCTTTTTTCTCCCCCCGCACTACACGCTGGTCGTCACCGATCCGCTGAACTGGCTGGTGCTGTTCAGCTACCTGGTCGTGGCGCTCTTCGCCACGCACCTCATCACCCGTGCACGCGCGGAGGCGGAAGAGGCGCGGCGGCGGGCGGATGAACTGAACCACCTCTCCACCCTGGGCGCCGAAACGCTCAACGCCGGCCGCGCGGAGGATGCGCTGCACGCCTTTGCGCGCGTGATCCGCTCCGCGCTGCAGGCGGACGCGTGCGAGATCCTGCTCCCCGGCGCGGCGGACGGGCCGCTCACCCGCGCCGCGAGGGATCCCGCGCTGGATGCGGAGAACTTGATCGCGCCCGCGGCGGCGCTGGCGGCGGACCGAGGCGTGCCCGTCATCGAACGGCCGGACGGCACGCTCGCCCTCGTCACCGAGGCGCGGCACGACGCGGGCGGCCTGCCGGATGACGCCAACGCGCGCGGCGTTGCACTTCCGCTGCGAGTGCGGGAGCGCATCGTGGGCGTGCTGCGGGTGACGCGCGTGGCGGGATTGGAACTGACGCCGGAGCAGCACCGCTTTTTCCGCGTCCTGGGATACTACGCGGCCCTGGGCGCGGAGCGGGTGCGGCTGCGCGCGGACGCGGACCGGGCGGAGGCGCTGTCGGAGGCGGACCGGCTGAAGGACGCGCTGATCGCTTCCGTGTCGCACGACCTGCGCACGCCACTGACAACCATCAAGGCGCTTGCCCATCAGCTGGCGGAAAAGGGCGACGAAGATGCCGCCACCATCGAACAGGAAGCGGACCGCCTGAACCGCTTCGTGGCCGATCTGCTGGACCTGTCGCGGCTGAACGCGGGGGAAATCCGTCTCCATCTTGAGGTCACGGCGGCGGAGGACCTGCTGGGCGCCGCGCTGCAGCGGGTGAGCGGCTCCATGCCCGGGCGGGAGATCCGCGCGTCTGTTCCGCCCGGCGACGTGCTGCTGGCGGGGCGGTTCGATTTCGTGCAGTCGCTGCGCGTGCTGGTAAACCTGCTGGAGAACGCGAACAAGTATTCCCCGCCCCATCACCCGATCGACGTCGCGGCGGTGGCGGAAGAGGACCGGCTCGCCTTCCGCGTGGCGGACTGCGGGCCGGGGGTGCCGGAGGCGGAGCGCGACCGCATCTTTGAGCCGTTCTACCGCCGGCCGGACGTGCCGCCGGACGTGGGCGGCGCGGGGCTGGGGCTGTCCATCGCGCGGCGGCTGGCGGAGGCGCAGGGTGGCGCGCTGCGGCTGGAGGCGCGGCCGGGCGGCGGCAGCGTGTTCGTCTTCACCCTGCCCGCCGTGCGGCTGGACGGGGAGAAATCCGCGTAG
- a CDS encoding response regulator, translated as MSESTILVIDDEPQIRLVVRRALADASVRVIEAATGAEGIALAAAERPDLIVLDLGLPDIPGVRVCAEVRKWSAAPIVVLSARHSEHEKVSLLDAGADDYVTKPFGPAELQARVRAQLRRSRGITRPGGTGPVEIEGLSLDLARRVLSRDGEEIHLTPTEWDLLRAFAAHAGSTLTHQQLFSAVWGRSGGDPQAYLRVHVANLRRKIEADPIRPRLIITEPGVGYRFRALD; from the coding sequence ATGAGCGAATCGACCATTCTGGTCATCGATGACGAACCGCAGATCCGCCTAGTGGTGCGGCGGGCGCTGGCGGATGCGTCCGTGCGCGTCATCGAAGCCGCCACCGGCGCGGAAGGGATCGCGCTCGCCGCGGCCGAGCGCCCGGACCTGATCGTCCTGGACCTGGGCCTGCCCGACATCCCCGGCGTGCGCGTCTGCGCCGAGGTGCGGAAGTGGTCCGCGGCGCCCATCGTGGTCCTTTCCGCCCGCCACTCCGAGCACGAAAAGGTGAGCCTGCTGGATGCCGGCGCCGACGACTACGTCACCAAGCCGTTCGGCCCGGCGGAGTTGCAGGCCCGCGTGCGCGCGCAGCTTCGGCGGTCGCGCGGCATCACGCGCCCCGGCGGCACGGGGCCCGTGGAGATCGAGGGCCTGTCGCTGGACCTGGCCCGGCGCGTCCTTTCCCGCGACGGGGAGGAAATTCATCTCACGCCAACGGAGTGGGACCTGCTGCGCGCGTTCGCCGCGCACGCGGGAAGCACGCTCACGCACCAGCAGCTGTTCAGCGCCGTGTGGGGCCGGTCCGGCGGCGATCCGCAGGCGTACCTGCGGGTGCACGTGGCCAACCTGCGGCGCAAGATCGAGGCGGACCCCATCCGCCCGCGCCTGATCATCACCGAGCCCGGTGTGGGCTACCGCTTTCGCGCGCTGGATTGA